A DNA window from Salvia splendens isolate huo1 unplaced genomic scaffold, SspV2 ctg705, whole genome shotgun sequence contains the following coding sequences:
- the LOC121791034 gene encoding AUGMIN subunit 1-like isoform X2 — MSEIGAGSDPPSPFLSVASSKSSGNTGFDANRIAEVKAWLVSQFDAVGKDVPDFEYTPRSIAHLHSIATLSQAKTQAATIVANDFHQKAAEYRSQAARIREILEHVGLVQESLPSNVVSCSQVLASVANLLNIRDTELSSFLVAMADQSLRKTAVEDKRAKVQQESKELLDYTRKAIARLTYLKRTLTQLEDDIPPCEAQMEHWKTNLAIMESKERQYLQQYSNYKICIYTKLVKRTRIVNFSSKS, encoded by the exons ATGAGTGAAATTGGTGCAGGATCTGATCCTCCTTCTCCTTTTCTCTCAGTGGCATCATCGAAAAGCAGTGGCAACactggatttgatgctaatcgGATTGCAGAAGTGAAAGCATGGCTCGTTTCTCAATTCGACGCAGTTGGAAAAGACGTACCTGATTTCGAGTACACTCCTCGAAGCATTGCTCACTTGCACAGTATTGCCACCCTCTCCCAGGCCAAGACTCAGGCGGCCACCATTGTGGCAAATGATTTTCATCAGAAAGCTGCAGAATATCGTTCACAAG CTGCTAGGATAAGAGAGATACTAGAGCATGTTGGACTGGTGCAAGAGAGTTTACCGTCAAATGTGGTATCATGTTCCCAAGTTCTTGCCAGTGTAGCTAATCTGTTGAATATTAGGGATACTGAATTAAGTAG TTTTCTTGTAGCAATGGCAGATCAATCTCTGAGAAAAACAGCAGTAGAAGACAAGAGAGCTAAAGTTCAACAGGAGTCCAAAGAACTTCTTGACTATACTAGGAAAGCAATTGCACGATTGACATACCTGAAAAG AACACTCACACAATTAGAAGATGACATACCTCCTTGTGAAGCTCAAATGGAACACTGGAAGACGAACTTGGCTATAATGGAATCAAAAGAGAGACAGTATTTGCAACAGTATTCTAATTACAAG ATATGTATATATACCAAGCTCGTGAAAAGAACGAGAATTGTGAACTTCAGTTCCAAGTCTTAA
- the LOC121791034 gene encoding AUGMIN subunit 1-like isoform X1 has product MSEIGAGSDPPSPFLSVASSKSSGNTGFDANRIAEVKAWLVSQFDAVGKDVPDFEYTPRSIAHLHSIATLSQAKTQAATIVANDFHQKAAEYRSQAARIREILEHVGLVQESLPSNVVSCSQVLASVANLLNIRDTELSSFLVAMADQSLRKTAVEDKRAKVQQESKELLDYTRKAIARLTYLKRTLTQLEDDIPPCEAQMEHWKTNLAIMESKERQYLQQYSNYKAMLNRVGYSPDISHGVLVEMAEHRKDLEKKTKPILETLRSYQDLPPDKTLAALAIEDKKRQYAAAEKYLEDVLQSALASSE; this is encoded by the exons ATGAGTGAAATTGGTGCAGGATCTGATCCTCCTTCTCCTTTTCTCTCAGTGGCATCATCGAAAAGCAGTGGCAACactggatttgatgctaatcgGATTGCAGAAGTGAAAGCATGGCTCGTTTCTCAATTCGACGCAGTTGGAAAAGACGTACCTGATTTCGAGTACACTCCTCGAAGCATTGCTCACTTGCACAGTATTGCCACCCTCTCCCAGGCCAAGACTCAGGCGGCCACCATTGTGGCAAATGATTTTCATCAGAAAGCTGCAGAATATCGTTCACAAG CTGCTAGGATAAGAGAGATACTAGAGCATGTTGGACTGGTGCAAGAGAGTTTACCGTCAAATGTGGTATCATGTTCCCAAGTTCTTGCCAGTGTAGCTAATCTGTTGAATATTAGGGATACTGAATTAAGTAG TTTTCTTGTAGCAATGGCAGATCAATCTCTGAGAAAAACAGCAGTAGAAGACAAGAGAGCTAAAGTTCAACAGGAGTCCAAAGAACTTCTTGACTATACTAGGAAAGCAATTGCACGATTGACATACCTGAAAAG AACACTCACACAATTAGAAGATGACATACCTCCTTGTGAAGCTCAAATGGAACACTGGAAGACGAACTTGGCTATAATGGAATCAAAAGAGAGACAGTATTTGCAACAGTATTCTAATTACAAG GCAATGCTCAATCGTGTGGGCTATAGCCCAGATATTAGTCATGGCGTGTTGGTAGAAATGGCCGAGCACAGGAAGGATTTGGAGAAGAAAACAAAACCAATCCTTGAGACATTGAGAAGTTACCAAGACTTGCCTCCT GACAAGACCCTGGCTGCATTGGCAATTGAGGATAAGAAGAGGCAGTACGCAGCTGCTGAGAAGTATCTCGAAGATGTGTTGCAGTCTGCTCTCGCTTCTTCTGAGTGA